CTCTTTCTGGGCAGTAGATGCTTCCGATACGACGATATTGAGCCTATCGCCGAACGTCTGGACTTCCCTTGCCGCGGAATGAGCCTTCAATGCATGGGAAGCGTCACGGACTCGTCCACAAACAATTTCCACTACTTCCCCGCGCATCAGTGCCTTCAGGTTCGACGGCGTGTCAACACGTATGATCTCTCCCTTGTTCATGAATGCAACACGCAAGCATCGTTCCGCCTCATCGAGATACGGCGTGCTCATGAAAATCGTGATTCCGCTCTTGAGCAGACTCTGCAAAATCCGCCAGAAGTCACGCCGTGAAACCGGGTCAACACCCGTCGTCGGTTCGTCAAGGAAGATGATTTTCGGCGTATGAACCAGCGTACAAGCAAGCGCGAGCTTTTGCTTCATCCCGCCCGAGAGTTTCTCGGCAAGCCTGTCTCTGAATGGCGTCAGTCTCGTGAATTCCAACAGTTCCTCGCGCCTCTGCTTAAAGTCATACACCTTATTGATTTCTGCAAAGAACTCGATATTCTCATCAATCGTGAGATCTCCGTACAATGAGAAACGCTGCGAGAGATAGCCGATTTCCTTTTTGACTTCGTCGGGATGTTTGACAATATCGTGTCCAAGAATCATTGCGGTACCGGCGCTCGGACTGAGAATGCCACACAGCATGCGAATCAACGTTGTCTTTCCCGCGCCATCGGGACCGACGATGCCGAACATTTCACCGGACTTTACATCGAGACTGATGCCGTTTACGGCTCTAATAGCTTCAAACGATTTTGATAGATTGCGTATTTCTATCGCTGGGGTAGTCATTAGTCATTCGTCATTGACCCGGGTTGCTTCTGCCGATTGATTTGATGTACGAGTTCAATTTGAGATGAAGGGTTTTCAACTTCTCAATCAGATCGTCATAGCGTTTTTCCGAGATGAAGTTTCTACCCTTCGCCTCCATGAGCCACGTTTTCGTTTCCATCAACGATCCCCGAGCGTAGTAGCAGAACTGCCGATTCTCTTTGTAGTGATAGCGGCCAAATCCTTCCGAGATATTTGCGGCGATCGAATCTGCCGATTCAACAAGCTGACCGCCGATAGTTCGCTTCGCGAAGTACTCCCACGTATCAACGAACTTCCACACGTCTTCACCAATATCCATCGCCATTTGATACACCTCCAGCTCTTCGAGTCTCAGCATATTTCCTCCAATCGCAAATGACCAACGACTACTGACTACTGACCAATGACCAACCTCGCATCTGCCGGCAATCCCGGTTTCAACGCGCCGTCTTTGTTTTCCACTTCGATTTTGACACCAAAGACGAGCTTGGTTCGTTCTTCCTTCGTTTGCACATTTTTCGGAGTGAATTCGGCGCTCGGAGAAATGAATGTCACCTTCCCTTCAAACGTTCTGTCCGGCATGCCATCAATCTTTACCTCTGCTTTTTGTCCGAGGCGGATATGAGGCAGATATTGTTCATTCACGTAGATAACGATCTTCACGATATCGAGATAGGTCAACCGTATGACATTT
This window of the Bacteroidota bacterium genome carries:
- a CDS encoding ABC transporter ATP-binding protein, whose amino-acid sequence is MTTPAIEIRNLSKSFEAIRAVNGISLDVKSGEMFGIVGPDGAGKTTLIRMLCGILSPSAGTAMILGHDIVKHPDEVKKEIGYLSQRFSLYGDLTIDENIEFFAEINKVYDFKQRREELLEFTRLTPFRDRLAEKLSGGMKQKLALACTLVHTPKIIFLDEPTTGVDPVSRRDFWRILQSLLKSGITIFMSTPYLDEAERCLRVAFMNKGEIIRVDTPSNLKALMRGEVVEIVCGRVRDASHALKAHSAAREVQTFGDRLNIVVSEASTAQKEMEEILGKEKIPVTSWRVISPSLENVFISLLTQIEKHEVEV
- a CDS encoding four helix bundle protein; amino-acid sequence: MLRLEELEVYQMAMDIGEDVWKFVDTWEYFAKRTIGGQLVESADSIAANISEGFGRYHYKENRQFCYYARGSLMETKTWLMEAKGRNFISEKRYDDLIEKLKTLHLKLNSYIKSIGRSNPGQ